The Novipirellula aureliae sequence CACCGCCTCGAAGGTTGCAGCGCAGCGGGATCGATCCAGAGGTTGGCCAAACGGCTACGCGCATTGGAAGAGACAAAAGATCGACAAGTCGCCAACTTTACACGCATGGATTGAGCCCTCCGCTAGACGCGATGGCGTGGGGGCGTTTCCAGTCGTCTCTTAAGCGATTCGTTGTGCGGGCTCTTGTCCAAATCCCTGATCCAGAAGTTCTCTGCGAATTTCATCAAATAGCGATTGTTGCAAATTCTTTGACTTTCCCCAATCGTACCATTGGGCCGAGATCGTCGAAGCCATTGAGACCCGGACCAATGCGTTCTCTTTTTCCAGCAAGATATTCATCCGCCCACGGTTGGTGATCAATCCGGCAGGAATATCCGAGATCAGCAAGCACTGCGTTTCACCCTGTTGGACCTCGGCAATGGCGAGGGATTTGATCGCCAAACTGCTGAGAACGGCAAGCATCACTCGACCGGTCGGTGCATCGCACAGAGCCTCGGATTGGTAATCGGTCTTGATCCCCAACTTATCGTAGATGGGAAGAATCGCCGTCGTCAGTTTCCCAAGCGAGAAACCAATGGGGGAAACGGCATCAAAAATGCTCAAGAGATCTTCGCCCGAGAGTCCTCTCATTCCGCAGGGACGGATGGCCCCAAGTCGACTACGAACGTCAGGATGAGCGATGATGGTCTCATAGTCAATGGAATCGGTCCAGTGAATCGATGCCGTGTTTGTCTCGTTCGCTACCGAACGGCGAGACGCCAATTGATCCTGCCCACACGCCGGACAAAAAGCCACCGCGCCAGCCGCACCGCACTGAAAACAATACATGGATTCTCCTCAAAATCAAACCGGAAGGTCTCAGAGTGATCGATACCCGATCCATGCTGCTTCAAGCAAGCCCAGATTGCCCAAGCCCAGATTGCCCAAGCCCAGATTGCCGGTCACCCAATGCGTACCCCGATATCTGCAGCCTACAATGGAAGAAAAATGAGTGGAAAAGAACGAACGATTGAAATCACCAGAGCTTACGTTTGCCCTGAGTCAGACAACGCCTATCGAGTACTCGTCGATCGACTTTGGCCGCGCGGTGTGAAAAAAGAATCGTTGAAGTTGGACCAATGGGCAAAGCGACTCGCGCCGAGCGACAAGCTACGAAAATGGTTCGCCCATGATCCCGAGAAGTGGGCAGAGTTCCGGAAGCTTTTCCTTAAGGAATTGTCGGGAAACAAAGACGAAGCCTACGAATTGTTGCGGGCGGCTGGCGACAAAGCGATCCTACTGATCTATGCGGCCAAGGACGAAGAGCACAACAATGCCGTTGTGTTGAAGGAATATTTGGGCAGACTCAGCCCACCCGATGTCTGAATGGAAAGAGATAATATGGGAACAGCAAACTGAGAGATAGAATCGAGTCGCTGGAAAACAAAACTCAAGCCGCTGGCCCCGTTCCCATCCACTACTCCCACGTTGCAGCGTGCCGGTGGCAGCTAGCTGCAGCCACGTTTTCGATGGATCGTTGGCAGGCGAACGACCACGGCAATCCCAACGATCGACAAAACGAAAATGACGGCTTTGACGCTGACGTGCAAATCGCCGAAAATAATCGTGTAGCCAACAAGCAGAGCAACCAATAAGTAAGCAAGCACCTTGATGTGATAATGGACTCCCTGCTTCTCATGCCAATCTCGTAGTGGCTTGCCAACCACTGGCCATGCCAAGGCTTTTGCGTGCAGACGGGGCGACACCCGAATCAAGAAATAGCACATCAGCAAAAGAAACGGCGTCGTCGGAATGCCCGGTAAAACGACGCCGACCATTCCTAGTCCGAAGAACACGGCCGCCGAAGACCACGGCCGCCGAAGAACACGCCACTGAGGCCCGTGCCCATCAACACGACACGATATTCGAATCAACCGCAAACTCGCCCTTGCCAACTGAACCATGAACCCCTAACATACACAAACAGGTGCAGGTTCAACAAGTCGCCTTGGTTCCACATTATTGATCTTGAGTTCGAGGAGAGCGTGGAAGATGAAACCGTCTGAATCCCATTACACGAAACGAGTTGGCCAGTGGGTTGCCGAGCATCCGCAGACGGCGGATGTGTTTGAGATGCTACGGATTGATTACTGCTGCGATGGTGACAAGACCCTCGAGCAAGCAAGTTGGGAACATGGGCTGGAATTGCTACGTGTCCATTCGTTGCTGCAGCGGACCATTGCTGAAATCGAGGACGCCTCCGTTGACGATTGGCTTCATGCCTCGTTGAGTGGATTGTGTGACCATATCGAACAGAAACATCACGCTTATTTGAAGAACACGCTTCCTACATTGACGAGCCTGATTGCAGAAGTGGTTGAGGTTTATGGTGATGCGCACGCAGAGCTTGGTGAACTGCAAGATTATTTTGTTGGCTGGCGTAGCGAGATACTAAACGTCATGGCCATGGAGGAACGAGATTTGTTCCCAGCGATCCGCCAGTTGGATGAGGCGACGTTTACGGGAGAAAGGTTCGGTCGGGGCGACGACTTCCGTCAACTCTCGGTGCCGATTCGGCGAGTCATTTACGATCACGAGGACATTGGCCAATCGCTTCGCAGCGCACGGGTGGTGGCGGCGGACTATAAGCCTCCGAGTGATGCAGGCCAAACCTACCGACAGATGTTAGGTTTGCTTCGTCGCGTTGAGACCGACACACGTCATCACGTTCACAAAGAGAATTACATATTATTTCCGCGAGTTCTGGACTTGGTAACACAGTCAGCGGCATAAGTTTCGGAACAAAGTAGCACAGGCTTCCAGCCTGCGTTCGTGGCACACGCTTCCAGCCTGCGTTCGTAGCACAGGCTTCCAGCCTGTGTTCGTGGCACAGGCTTCCAGCCTGTGTACGTGACACAGGCTTCCAGCCTGCGTTCGTGGCACAGGCTTCCAGCCTGTGTTCGTGGCACAGGCTTCCAGCCTGTGTTCGTAGCACAGGCTTCCAGCCTGCGTTCGTAGCACAGGCTTCCAGCCTGCGTTCGTAGCACAGGCTTCCAGCCTGCGTTCGTGGCACAGGCTTCCAGCCTGTGTTTTAGCAACCACAGGCTAGAAGCCTGTGCCACGAGCAGCAACCAACTTTAGGATTTTCCATTGAAAGCGTTTTCCATTCACCGAGAAGCGATGAAAGCTGGTCTGCACGGCGTTGTCGCGATTGTGATATTGGCCGTGCTGATTCTTATCGGCTCGCGCAATCTCTCGCACTTCGATGCGGCTCTGGTAGGCTACACCTTTGCGACGTTATTCGCCGCATTCGGCATCACCTATCGTTATTCGATGTGGTTACAGCGACCGCCAACCGCGATGTATTGGCGGCGTGGCTGGCAAGCATTCTTTCGTAAGCGTGCAGGACGTCGTAATTTGGTTCTGTGGTTGCGACGAGTCTGTGAAGATTTTGCTGCGAACTTGTTTATTTTCCGCCGCGGCTTCTTTCGCTGGGCGGCGCACTTTTTGATTATGTGGGGCTGCATCCTCGCGGCAGCGATTACATTCCCGCTTGTCTTTGGTTGGGTTCATTTCGAATTCGCTGGCGATGGTTTTGATACCTATCGCGCGAACGTGTTTGGATTTCCGACCATGTCGTTCCAGATCGATTCTCTACTGGGCTTCATGATATTTCATGGATTGGTTTGGGCGTCCTTCCTTGTCATCGCAGGCGTGATGTTGGCGATGCGCCGGCGGATGCGAGGGCGAGATGCGTTGGCCATCCAACGGTTCGGTGAAGATTTCCTACCGTTGATCATGTTGTTCGCTGTCAGCGTGACTGGCTTGATGCTCGTCGTCAGCTATTCATGGATGCACGGTTTTGCTTACGAGTTTTTGTCAATCACACATGCCGTCACCGTCATCTTCACCTTGCTTTGGATGCCATTCGGGAAGTTTTTTCACTTGTTTCAACGGCCCGCTCAACTGGGCGTCGCATTTTACAAGGATGCGGGGAAGAGTGGTGAGCAGGCGATCTGTCTGCGGTGTGATCAACCGTTTGCATCGAAAATGCATGTGGAGGATTTGATTCAAGTGGAGGAGCAATTGGGCTATTGTTACGAGATGTCGGATGGCCCCGCAGATCATTACCAGCGGATCTGTCCGCGCTGTCGCCGCGTCTCGCTGGCGCTTGCGCAGGGTATCGCATGGAACAAAGCATAGCGTGGCTGTGGCTTCCAGTCGCAGTCGCATAACTACATCAGAAACGGTGGCTAGAAGCCACAGCCACAACAGAATTAAAAAAACATGGCACCACAACCAAAATCGACGGTCGAAATGATCGAGCAGTTCGGCCCGCATTTGGCTCGTGCCTCCGGTACGCGTCTCGATCGCGGCGTTGACCCGGACAAGACGGTGAAAACGCATTGCTGCTTTTGCGGCCAGCAGTGTGGTATCCAACTGAAAGTCAAAGACAATCAGGTGATCGGTTTTGAACCGTGGACGGACTTTCCATTCAACAAAGGCATGCTCTGCCCCAAAGGTGTCAAACGCTATCTACAAGGATCGCATCCCGATCGTCTGCTCAATGCTCTCGTGCGAGATCCACAAGCCGATGGAGGCTTTCGCGCGATGGAGTACAACGATGCAATTCGCAAGACCGCCGATGCGATCGCACATCTTCAGCGCGAACACGGCAACGACTCGATCGCCATGCTCAGTGGCGCGAGTTTGACAACGGAGAAAACGTATTTGATGGGCAAGTTCGCGCGTGTTTGCCTGAAGACACCCTACATTGATTACAACGGTAGGTTGTGCATGGTCAGCGCGGGATCCGGCAACAAGAAAGCGTTCGGAATCGACCGAGCGGCAAACCCTTGGTCGGATATCGTGGGAGCCGAAGTGGTTTGGATCAGCGGTGCGAATGTGGGCGAGTGTGCGCCGATTACGACGAACTATGTTTGGCAAGCTCGAGAGCAAGGAGCCAAGATTATCGTAGTGGATCCTCGCATCACGCCGATCGCAAGAACGTGTGACCTGTTCTTGCCGATCAAGCCGGGACGCGATATTGCATTGTTCAATGGTGTGTTGCAACTGATGATCGAAAACGATTGGCTCGATCACCCGTTTATTGAACAACATACAGTGGGATTCGAAGCGTTGGCGGAGTCGGTTCATTCATGGACCCCCGCAAAAACCGCCGAGGTTACGGGCATCGCGGAACGTTCGATCCGGCAAGCGGCTGAGTGGTGGGGCACGGCGAGCACCAGTTTTTTGATGCACGCTCGAGGGATCGAACATCACAGTCACGGTGTTCAAAACGTGCTCGGCGCGATCAATATCGTCTTGGCTTCAGGACGTATTGGGCGAGAGAATTGCGGTTATGCAACCATCACAGGACAAGCAAACGGC is a genomic window containing:
- a CDS encoding DUF488 domain-containing protein, with the translated sequence MSGKERTIEITRAYVCPESDNAYRVLVDRLWPRGVKKESLKLDQWAKRLAPSDKLRKWFAHDPEKWAEFRKLFLKELSGNKDEAYELLRAAGDKAILLIYAAKDEEHNNAVVLKEYLGRLSPPDV
- a CDS encoding YbaN family protein, encoding MIRISCRVDGHGPQWRVLRRPWSSAAVFFGLGMVGVVLPGIPTTPFLLLMCYFLIRVSPRLHAKALAWPVVGKPLRDWHEKQGVHYHIKVLAYLLVALLVGYTIIFGDLHVSVKAVIFVLSIVGIAVVVRLPTIHRKRGCS
- a CDS encoding DUF542 domain-containing protein; the protein is MKPSESHYTKRVGQWVAEHPQTADVFEMLRIDYCCDGDKTLEQASWEHGLELLRVHSLLQRTIAEIEDASVDDWLHASLSGLCDHIEQKHHAYLKNTLPTLTSLIAEVVEVYGDAHAELGELQDYFVGWRSEILNVMAMEERDLFPAIRQLDEATFTGERFGRGDDFRQLSVPIRRVIYDHEDIGQSLRSARVVAADYKPPSDAGQTYRQMLGLLRRVETDTRHHVHKENYILFPRVLDLVTQSAA
- a CDS encoding MFS transporter, which codes for MKAFSIHREAMKAGLHGVVAIVILAVLILIGSRNLSHFDAALVGYTFATLFAAFGITYRYSMWLQRPPTAMYWRRGWQAFFRKRAGRRNLVLWLRRVCEDFAANLFIFRRGFFRWAAHFLIMWGCILAAAITFPLVFGWVHFEFAGDGFDTYRANVFGFPTMSFQIDSLLGFMIFHGLVWASFLVIAGVMLAMRRRMRGRDALAIQRFGEDFLPLIMLFAVSVTGLMLVVSYSWMHGFAYEFLSITHAVTVIFTLLWMPFGKFFHLFQRPAQLGVAFYKDAGKSGEQAICLRCDQPFASKMHVEDLIQVEEQLGYCYEMSDGPADHYQRICPRCRRVSLALAQGIAWNKA